Part of the Bacillota bacterium genome is shown below.
CCACGAGCTGAAGACGCCGCTGGCCGCCATCCTGGCCTACGCCGAGCTCCTGCAGGAAGGCCGCCGCGGCCCGGTGACGCCGGCGCAGCGCGACTACCTCTCCGGCATCCTCGAGCACGGGCGGAGCCTCCTCCACAGCATCGACCGGCTGCTGGAGACGACGCGCATCGAGTCGGGCAAGGTGAGGCTGGAGCTGGAGCTGGTCCAGCCGGAGGAGCTGCTGGGCCGGGTGGTGACGGTGATGGAGGCGAGCGCCGCCCGGCGCGGTCTCCGCTTCGAGACCGACTTCGCCGAGGTGCCGGCGGTCATGGCCGACGCCCAGCGGATCTCCCGCAGCGTGGAGAGCCTGCTGGAGAACGCCATCCACTTCTCGCCCGAGGGCGGCCGGATCCGGCTCTGGCTCCGCTACGTGCCCGCCTCCGACTCCGTCCTGATCGGCGTCGACGACCAGGGGCCCGGCATCGACCCGGACGAGCAGGAGCGGATCTTCGAGCCCTTCGAGCAGGGACGCCAGGCCGGCCGGCGCGGCACCGGCCTCGGGCTCAGCCTGGCCCGGCGCTACGCCCTTCTCCACGGCGGCTCGCTCTGGGTGGCGAGCCTGCCCGGACGGGGCAGCACCTTCGTCCTGCGCCTGCCGGTCCGCCAGCCGCGCCAGCAGGAGGCGGCCGCGGCGACCCCGCCCGCGGCCCCCCCGGCGACGCCCTCGGTCACACCCCCGGCGACACCCCCGCCGACTCCCCCGGAGGTGACGGAGCTTGGACAGCGTTGACCGCGAGGCGATCCACATCCTGGTGGTGGACGACGAGCCCGCCATCTGCCAGGTCGTCCGGGACCGCCTGAGCCAGGAAGGCTACCGCGTGACGGTCGCCTCCAGCGCCGAGGAGGCGCTGGCGCTGCTCGACCGGGAGCTTCCCGACCTGGCCATCGTCGACCTGATGCTGCCGGGGTTGGACGGCTTCACGCTCTGCGAGCGGATCCGCTCCCGTTCCAACCTCCCCATCGTCGTCCTGACCGCCCGCTCCGAGGAGTACGACAAGGTGATCGGCTTCCGCCTGGGCGTCGACGACTACGTGACCAAGCCCTTCAGCCCCTCGGAGCTGACGCTCCGCGTCCAGGCGATCCTGCGCCGCACGCGGCGCCCGGCGGGAGAGGAGCGGGCGGTCCGGTGCGGCCCGCTCACCATCGATCCGGCGCGGCGGCTGGTGACGGTGGACGGCCAGCCGGTCGACCTCTCGGCGCGGGAGTTCGACCTGCTCCTGGTGCTGGCCTCGCACCCGGGCTACGTCCTCACCCGGGAGCAGCTGCTCGACCTCTGCTGGGGCTCCGACCTGCCCGCCGACACCACCAACGTCACCGTCGCCATCAGCCGCCTGCGGGAGAAGCTGGA
Proteins encoded:
- a CDS encoding response regulator transcription factor, coding for MDSVDREAIHILVVDDEPAICQVVRDRLSQEGYRVTVASSAEEALALLDRELPDLAIVDLMLPGLDGFTLCERIRSRSNLPIVVLTARSEEYDKVIGFRLGVDDYVTKPFSPSELTLRVQAILRRTRRPAGEERAVRCGPLTIDPARRLVTVDGQPVDLSAREFDLLLVLASHPGYVLTREQLLDLCWGSDLPADTTNVTVAISRLREKLEAARPGFDCIQTVRGVGYRFRTAL